The Streptomyces sp. NBC_00162 genome window below encodes:
- a CDS encoding toxin-antitoxin system, toxin component, whose protein sequence is MSIGREQRRLCGELVAGIRLTAPVEPVDLYAALCEGMSRHRGRRVEFRMASFPPGTASGLWLDMADRDLVVIEERTAPDHQLVILGHELWHMKAGHCSHHVDGAAVAARLLTDQADIGETVRRVAARTRADVREESEAETFGLLLGSRCRTWLAGSASHRAPAQRDQLAGRIEAALGYRGHRNER, encoded by the coding sequence GTGAGCATAGGCAGAGAGCAGCGGCGGTTGTGCGGGGAGCTGGTGGCCGGGATCCGGCTGACCGCCCCCGTGGAACCCGTGGACCTCTACGCCGCCCTCTGCGAGGGCATGAGCAGACACCGCGGCCGCCGGGTGGAGTTCCGGATGGCCTCGTTCCCGCCGGGGACGGCCAGCGGTCTGTGGCTCGACATGGCGGACCGCGATCTCGTGGTCATCGAGGAACGCACGGCACCCGACCACCAGTTGGTGATCCTGGGCCACGAGTTGTGGCACATGAAGGCCGGCCACTGCAGCCACCACGTCGACGGCGCCGCCGTCGCCGCCCGGCTGCTGACCGACCAGGCCGACATCGGCGAGACCGTCCGCCGCGTCGCCGCGCGCACGCGTGCCGACGTACGGGAGGAGAGCGAGGCCGAGACCTTCGGCTTACTGCTGGGGAGCCGGTGCCGGACCTGGCTCGCCGGGTCGGCGAGTCACCGGGCCCCGGCGCAGCGCGACCAATTGGCGGGCCGGATCGAGGCAGCGCTGGGCTATCGGGGGCACAGGAACGAGCGTTGA